The Nitrospirota bacterium genome contains a region encoding:
- a CDS encoding HEPN domain-containing protein, with protein sequence MTEEQSGLLLKSRESISAAKLLVTGGYPEFAVVRAYYAMFYIAEAFLEGESLSFSKHSAVIAAFGREFAHTGKVPVEFHRFLMEAQEMRHTCDYDVECGVTLEQAKEQIKRAEDFLTLAESLIGPTPPATNEPH encoded by the coding sequence ATGACTGAAGAGCAATCAGGACTCCTCTTGAAATCACGCGAAAGCATCTCGGCTGCAAAACTGCTCGTAACTGGCGGATATCCAGAGTTTGCTGTGGTGCGTGCATACTATGCAATGTTCTATATTGCAGAGGCCTTCCTTGAAGGTGAGTCCTTATCTTTTTCCAAACATTCTGCGGTTATCGCTGCTTTTGGTCGCGAGTTTGCTCACACAGGTAAAGTGCCGGTCGAGTTTCACAGATTTCTTATGGAAGCACAAGAAATGAGGCACACTTGTGATTATGATGTAGAATGTGGAGTGACATTAGAACAGGCTAAAGAACAGATCAAGCGTGCAGAAGATTTCTTAACATTAGCCGAAAGTCTCATAGGCCCAACTCCTCCAGCAACTAATGAACCTCACTGA
- a CDS encoding nucleotidyltransferase domain-containing protein: MYDVRQIVSELRKQLEALYGNRLAHVILFGSHARGDADPDSDIDVLVVLRGMVNPGEEIQRTGEIVTGLSLENDTVISCVFMDENRFLHRNGPLLRNIRKEGIAA, from the coding sequence ATGTATGATGTGAGGCAAATTGTATCTGAATTGAGAAAACAATTGGAAGCGCTTTATGGCAATAGACTTGCACATGTAATCCTCTTTGGTTCTCATGCCAGGGGCGATGCCGATCCTGATTCAGATATAGATGTGCTTGTCGTGTTACGGGGAATGGTTAATCCTGGAGAAGAAATACAGAGAACCGGCGAAATAGTTACAGGGTTGTCATTGGAGAATGATACTGTTATAAGTTGCGTCTTTATGGATGAGAACCGTTTTCTTCACAGAAATGGCCCCCTTTTAAGGAATATTCGCAAGGAAGGAATCGCAGCATGA
- a CDS encoding PaaI family thioesterase: MNLTDNNRCFGCGKENPLGLKIAFTLDREKKAISGEFTPCPEHQGYQGITHGGIIATLLDEAMGRLLFELGIYAVTAWMEVRYKSPLSTGERVFVSANIIKERNNFFEAIAEVVDSNGTCIATATGKLIRA, encoded by the coding sequence ATGAACCTCACTGACAACAACAGATGCTTTGGCTGCGGAAAGGAAAATCCCCTTGGCCTTAAGATCGCCTTTACCCTGGACAGGGAAAAGAAGGCGATATCTGGTGAGTTTACTCCCTGCCCTGAGCATCAGGGTTATCAGGGTATAACCCATGGCGGGATAATAGCTACGCTGCTTGATGAGGCAATGGGCAGGCTCCTGTTTGAGCTTGGGATCTATGCTGTGACTGCATGGATGGAGGTTCGCTACAAGTCTCCCCTGTCAACGGGGGAAAGAGTCTTTGTGTCAGCAAACATTATCAAAGAAAGAAATAATTTCTTCGAGGCAATTGCAGAGGTCGTTGACAGCAACGGTACCTGTATCGCAACCGCGACCGGGAAGCTTATAAGGGCATAA
- a CDS encoding N-6 DNA methylase has translation MPENNNSRKLSTPQSVNSAIKSICDIMRRSNCAGAMQYVPELTWILFLRILDETEVREADEHEALGIEFKPSLSAPYRWQDWAAPFDKEITVSQNGHKQGWKRKELTDGPMGDYFRFVNQELIPHLRGLESMPNAFPRQKVISEIMSGIERVRIDTERNLLDVLDKVHDVSVHTIDPTHIFSLSQVYEGLLLKMGEKNNDGGQFFTPREIIRAMVKTINPVVGETVYDPGCGTGGFLAQSYEYMKDALGADTTADQLETLKHRTFYGREKENLIYPIALANLILHGIDQPNIWHGNTLTNEKTYDGLFLDAPPQYDVVLMNPPFGGKEGKSAQTNFAYKTGATQVLFLQHVMDSLKPGGRCGIVLDEGVLFRTNETAFVQTKRKLLEEFDLWCIISLPAGVFTTAGAGVKTNLLFFTRGKHTEKIWYYDLSDIKVGKKTPFTMDRFAEFFKLLPARGDSERSWTIDFTARKHKAMEEAGPFKAAAREKEQQAAQWKERLSELKKTTSSDKAAIMEVEQKVTKLIKEAREQSAKAEEIEDAVYDLKAVNPHAKGEEDTRRPEELLDLIEVKEKEIVGALSALRKLNV, from the coding sequence ATGCCCGAAAATAACAATTCCCGTAAATTATCTACCCCACAATCGGTTAACTCCGCCATCAAATCCATCTGCGACATCATGCGGCGGTCGAACTGTGCTGGGGCGATGCAGTATGTTCCTGAGCTGACGTGGATACTGTTCCTCCGCATCCTTGATGAGACCGAGGTTCGGGAGGCGGATGAGCACGAGGCGCTTGGCATAGAGTTTAAGCCCTCCTTATCCGCACCCTACCGCTGGCAGGACTGGGCGGCCCCTTTTGATAAAGAAATCACAGTTTCGCAAAATGGCCACAAGCAGGGGTGGAAACGGAAGGAGCTTACCGATGGGCCGATGGGGGATTACTTCAGGTTTGTCAATCAGGAGCTGATCCCTCATCTGAGAGGATTGGAGAGCATGCCGAATGCCTTTCCCCGCCAGAAGGTCATCAGCGAGATCATGTCCGGCATTGAAAGGGTCCGGATTGATACGGAGCGTAACCTCCTTGACGTGCTCGACAAGGTGCATGATGTCAGTGTCCATACGATAGACCCCACCCACATATTCAGTCTCTCCCAGGTGTATGAAGGGCTTCTCCTGAAGATGGGAGAAAAGAATAATGACGGCGGTCAGTTCTTCACACCCCGTGAGATCATCAGGGCCATGGTTAAGACGATCAATCCGGTTGTAGGTGAGACTGTCTATGATCCGGGTTGCGGAACCGGAGGGTTTCTGGCACAGAGTTATGAATACATGAAAGATGCGCTTGGTGCAGATACGACCGCTGATCAATTGGAGACCCTGAAACACAGGACATTCTATGGCCGCGAAAAGGAGAACCTCATCTATCCGATTGCCCTTGCCAATCTGATCCTTCACGGCATAGACCAGCCCAACATCTGGCATGGCAATACCCTGACGAATGAGAAGACCTATGACGGTCTCTTCCTCGATGCCCCTCCTCAATATGATGTCGTGCTCATGAATCCCCCTTTCGGTGGCAAAGAGGGAAAGTCGGCACAGACTAATTTCGCATATAAGACAGGCGCCACTCAAGTCCTCTTTTTACAGCATGTGATGGATTCTCTGAAGCCGGGAGGCCGCTGTGGGATCGTTTTGGATGAAGGGGTATTGTTCAGGACGAATGAGACCGCCTTTGTCCAGACCAAGAGGAAACTTCTTGAGGAGTTTGACCTCTGGTGTATCATCAGCCTTCCCGCAGGTGTCTTTACCACCGCAGGCGCCGGTGTGAAGACAAACCTCCTCTTCTTTACCAGGGGAAAGCACACGGAAAAGATATGGTACTATGACCTTTCAGACATAAAGGTCGGGAAGAAAACCCCTTTTACGATGGACAGGTTTGCTGAGTTCTTTAAGCTCTTGCCAGCCAGGGGAGATAGCGAACGAAGCTGGACTATAGATTTCACAGCAAGAAAACATAAGGCAATGGAGGAGGCCGGGCCTTTTAAGGCCGCAGCCCGTGAGAAGGAACAGCAGGCTGCCCAATGGAAAGAGCGCCTGAGTGAGCTGAAAAAGACTACTTCATCTGACAAGGCGGCTATTATGGAAGTCGAGCAAAAGGTCACGAAACTGATAAAAGAGGCTCGTGAGCAGTCGGCCAAGGCGGAAGAAATCGAAGACGCCGTCTATGACCTCAAGGCCGTGAATCCCCACGCAAAAGGAGAAGAGGACACAAGGAGACCTGAAGAATTATTGGACTTGATCGAGGTCAAGGAAAAGGAGATCGTAGGGGCATTATCAGCTCTGCGGAAACTGAATGTGTAG
- a CDS encoding endonuclease domain-containing protein: protein MTSIAKILRKKSTDTENLLWRHLRAKQMEGLKFRRQEAIGKYIVDFACYEKRIVIEVDGGQHSMMENEDNTRDQWLKDEGFKVLRFWNNEVLTNIEGILEVIRGTCLDHPPLAPPIKGGGKG from the coding sequence ATGACCAGTATAGCTAAGATTCTTAGAAAGAAGTCGACCGACACAGAAAATCTGTTATGGAGGCATTTGAGAGCAAAGCAGATGGAAGGACTGAAATTCAGAAGGCAAGAGGCAATTGGTAAATATATTGTAGATTTTGCCTGTTATGAAAAGCGGATTGTTATTGAAGTTGACGGTGGACAGCATTCAATGATGGAAAACGAGGATAATACAAGGGACCAATGGCTTAAAGATGAAGGATTTAAGGTTTTAAGATTCTGGAATAATGAAGTATTAACAAATATCGAAGGGATATTAGAAGTAATAAGGGGAACCTGTTTAGATCACCCTCCCCTCGCCCCTCCCATCAAGGGAGGGGGAAAAGGATGA